The following coding sequences are from one Nymphalis io chromosome 5, ilAglIoxx1.1, whole genome shotgun sequence window:
- the LOC126768708 gene encoding cuticle protein 19-like: MFTKVLSLSAVLAVAAAGLLAEPHYSSAAAVSSQSIVRHDQPHAVAAAPVAYHAAPVAYHASPVAYQASPVHYSSAAAVSSQSIQRHDQPQATVAHYAAAPVAHYAAAPVAHYAAAPVAHYAAAPVAHYAAAPVAHYAAAPVAHYAASAHNIVSAHEEEYAHPKYDFSYSVADGHTGDNKSQHESRDGDAVHGEYSLLEADGSVRTVQYTADAHNGFNAVVSNSAPAKHATVAPAHILAHH, translated from the exons ATGTTCACCAAA gTACTATCTTTGAGCGCTGTTTTGGCGGTGGCTGCAGCGGGACTCTTGGCTGAGCCTCACTACTCCTCAGCTGCTGCTGTCTCATCACAAAGCATTGTGCGTCATGACCAGCCTCACGCTGTGGCCGCCGCACCTGTAGCGTACCACGCTGCACCTGTTGCATACCACGCTTCACCTGTGGCCTACCAGGCTTCTCCCGTCCATTACTCTTCCGCCGCGGCTGTATCTTCGCAAAGCATTCAACGTCACGATCAGCCTCAAGCCACTGTTGCCCACTACGCTGCTGCGCCTGTAGCTCACTACGCTGCTGCACCTGTTGCTCACTACGCTGCTGCACCTGTAGCTCACTATGCTGCTGCTCCTGTTGCTCACTACGCTGCTGCACCTGTAGCTCACTATGCTGCTGCTCCCGTTGCTCACTATGCCGCTTCAGCACACAACATCGTATCTGCCCATGAGGAGGAATACGCTCACCCCAAATACGACTTCTCATACTCCGTAGCCGACGGTCACACTGGCGACAACAAGTCCCAGCATGAAAGCCGCGACGGTGACGCCGTGCACGGCGAGTACTCCCTGCTCGAAGCTGACGGCTCTGTGCGCACAGTCCAATACACCGCCGATGCACACAACGGTTTCAACGCAGTCGTTAGCAACTCTGCCCCCGCCAAACACGCTACTGTTGCGCCAGCCCATATTCTCGCACACCATTGA